One part of the Microbulbifer sp. THAF38 genome encodes these proteins:
- the prmA gene encoding 50S ribosomal protein L11 methyltransferase, whose product MPWLQLRVDTDRAQAEKIENALLFAGAVSVTLQDNADQPILEPGLGEVPLWDQTRVTGLFDAEVDTGVTEAKAASFLCELLPNARWDQLEDKDWEREWMSHYKPIQCGDNLWICPSWCEPPQPQAVNLLLDPGLAFGTGTHPTTFLCLRWLAQEPLQGKSAIDFGCGSGILGIGALLLGAERAMGTDIDPQALIASRDNALRNGIDPQRFPVYLPEQMPQESADFMLANILAGPLVELSTQLIALTKVGGRICLSGILASQAEQVKTAYAESIDFDEDAEHEGWVRLSGTRIR is encoded by the coding sequence ATGCCCTGGCTACAACTCCGCGTCGACACCGATCGTGCCCAAGCGGAAAAAATCGAAAACGCCCTGCTTTTTGCCGGCGCCGTATCCGTAACCCTGCAGGACAACGCAGACCAACCCATTCTCGAACCCGGACTCGGCGAGGTCCCCCTGTGGGATCAAACGCGGGTGACCGGCTTGTTCGATGCCGAAGTCGATACAGGCGTCACCGAGGCCAAAGCCGCCTCTTTCTTATGCGAACTCCTTCCCAATGCCCGCTGGGACCAGCTCGAAGATAAAGACTGGGAGCGCGAGTGGATGTCGCACTACAAGCCCATTCAGTGTGGCGACAACTTGTGGATCTGCCCAAGCTGGTGCGAGCCGCCCCAGCCGCAAGCAGTCAACCTGCTGCTGGACCCCGGACTCGCTTTCGGCACAGGCACTCACCCCACAACCTTCCTGTGCCTGCGCTGGTTGGCGCAAGAACCCCTGCAGGGCAAGAGCGCCATCGACTTCGGCTGCGGCTCCGGTATCCTCGGTATTGGTGCTTTGCTACTCGGCGCCGAACGCGCCATGGGTACCGATATCGATCCTCAAGCTCTGATCGCCAGTCGTGACAACGCCCTGCGCAACGGCATAGATCCACAGCGCTTCCCGGTTTATTTACCGGAACAGATGCCGCAAGAAAGTGCCGATTTCATGCTTGCCAACATCCTTGCCGGCCCGTTGGTAGAACTCTCCACGCAGTTAATTGCTCTGACCAAAGTCGGCGGTCGCATCTGCCTGTCGGGCATCCTCGCCTCCCAGGCAGAACAGGTAAAAACCGCCTACGCAGAGAGTATCGACTTCGATGAGGATGCCGAGCACGAGGGCTGGGTACGTTTGAGCGGCACCCGTATTCGCTAA
- the dusB gene encoding tRNA dihydrouridine synthase DusB gives MSIAIGPYIIDNPVILAPMAGVTDRPFRQLCRQLGAGLVVSEMVTSDTRLWNSRKSRLRLDHGGEAAPISVQIAGGDPEMMAQAARENVRRGAQIIDINMGCPAKKVCKKAAGSALLRDEKLVADILQAVVQSVSVPVTLKIRTGWCTDSRNGVTVAQMAEDAGIAALAVHGRTRACGYHGQAEFDTIAEIVSRVGIPVFANGDITSAERAREVLDYTGAAAVMIGRAAQGRPWIFREIAHYLATGERLPEPTLDEVRKILLTHLGELHRFYGEVMGVRIARKHVGWYLKTLADSESFRKTFFQIESAEVQHASVHAWFERRITRGAQAA, from the coding sequence GTGTCTATTGCTATAGGCCCCTACATTATCGACAACCCGGTAATCTTGGCGCCTATGGCCGGAGTTACTGATCGCCCCTTCCGCCAATTATGTCGCCAACTCGGCGCCGGCCTGGTGGTATCGGAAATGGTGACCTCTGACACGCGTCTGTGGAATAGCCGCAAGTCGCGCTTGCGCCTGGACCACGGTGGTGAAGCAGCTCCCATATCGGTGCAAATCGCTGGTGGTGATCCCGAGATGATGGCCCAGGCCGCTCGGGAAAATGTGCGTCGCGGCGCACAAATCATCGATATCAATATGGGCTGCCCGGCAAAAAAAGTGTGTAAAAAAGCGGCGGGCTCCGCCCTGCTGCGGGATGAAAAACTGGTTGCGGATATATTGCAGGCCGTGGTCCAGTCTGTCTCTGTCCCGGTGACGCTCAAGATCCGCACCGGCTGGTGTACGGATTCCCGCAATGGTGTCACCGTAGCCCAAATGGCTGAGGATGCCGGCATCGCCGCTCTGGCGGTTCACGGTCGTACTCGCGCCTGCGGCTACCACGGACAGGCTGAATTCGATACCATTGCCGAAATTGTATCCAGGGTAGGGATCCCGGTTTTTGCCAACGGCGACATCACCAGTGCCGAGAGAGCCCGCGAGGTGCTCGATTACACTGGCGCGGCGGCGGTCATGATCGGCCGCGCCGCACAGGGACGACCTTGGATTTTTCGGGAGATAGCCCACTACCTCGCCACTGGCGAGCGGCTGCCCGAACCAACATTGGACGAAGTAAGAAAAATACTGCTCACCCACTTGGGTGAACTGCACCGATTCTACGGTGAGGTGATGGGGGTCCGTATCGCCCGCAAGCATGTGGGTTGGTACTTGAAGACACTCGCGGACAGCGAGTCCTTCCGCAAGACCTTTTTCCAGATAGAGAGCGCAGAAGTACAACATGCCAGCGTTCACGCGTGGTTTGAACGCCGAATAACGAGAGGGGCACAAGCGGCATGA
- a CDS encoding DUF3426 domain-containing protein codes for MSQLVTRCPHCSTSFHINDQQLRAARGAVRCGSCLQVFRADENIVFNDNGPDARSDLETLLEDDDFLIHDDIELEDDDPAEEAATANPTEKHSPSNTADRESAGNTSHETPAANSESLIGDAFGDNEWQELQEEDQFEDDPEEELESVLKPDWNDAPDFERSATNADEDSLSPTAESDNFGDLEPWEHPLESPAPTTESYEPEPAPEAPSASEEILPAPLQEAGNGRKEPYFATGADSAPEPQAEPVREQLISAIQPAPVEMTWGAASSKRAVNPWLWRLLLPFLTLLLLFQLAYFQFDRLSKQQPWRDIYASVCPLLGCALPPLRDPNAIQASNLMVRSHPQLEGALVVDAVLLNSAPYPQPFPNLLLNFSDLKNKAVASRRFTPEEYLQGELAGRKQMPQGSPIHIAIEVVDPGAEAVNYEMKIAP; via the coding sequence ATGTCTCAACTGGTAACCCGCTGCCCCCACTGCAGCACCTCATTTCATATCAACGACCAGCAGCTTCGCGCCGCTCGCGGTGCGGTGCGCTGCGGTTCCTGCCTGCAGGTTTTCCGCGCGGATGAGAACATCGTCTTCAACGACAATGGCCCCGACGCACGCAGTGATCTGGAAACGCTACTGGAAGACGATGACTTCCTGATACACGACGATATCGAGCTGGAAGATGATGATCCGGCAGAGGAGGCGGCTACCGCCAATCCCACCGAAAAGCATTCTCCCAGTAACACTGCAGACCGTGAATCAGCAGGAAACACTTCCCACGAAACACCAGCAGCCAATTCAGAGAGCCTTATTGGTGATGCATTTGGCGATAATGAGTGGCAGGAACTGCAGGAGGAGGACCAATTCGAGGACGATCCCGAGGAAGAACTCGAATCGGTACTAAAACCAGACTGGAACGATGCGCCCGATTTCGAGCGCAGTGCTACAAACGCCGATGAGGATTCCCTCAGCCCCACTGCTGAGAGTGATAACTTCGGCGACCTTGAGCCCTGGGAGCACCCCTTAGAGTCACCGGCTCCCACAACGGAGTCCTACGAGCCTGAACCCGCACCCGAGGCACCCTCTGCCTCTGAAGAAATACTCCCGGCACCATTGCAGGAAGCCGGTAATGGACGCAAAGAGCCCTACTTTGCCACCGGAGCCGACAGCGCCCCAGAACCGCAGGCGGAGCCCGTTCGCGAACAACTAATCTCCGCTATTCAGCCTGCCCCGGTGGAAATGACTTGGGGTGCGGCATCATCGAAGAGAGCGGTGAATCCCTGGCTGTGGCGGCTACTCCTTCCCTTTTTAACACTCTTACTGTTATTCCAGTTGGCTTACTTTCAGTTTGACCGGCTTAGCAAGCAGCAGCCCTGGCGCGATATCTACGCTTCTGTCTGTCCACTGCTCGGCTGTGCCCTGCCCCCACTGCGGGATCCCAATGCAATCCAGGCCTCCAATCTGATGGTGCGCAGCCATCCACAATTGGAAGGCGCACTGGTAGTGGACGCCGTGTTACTGAACTCAGCTCCCTACCCCCAACCTTTCCCCAACTTGCTGCTAAATTTCAGCGACTTGAAAAACAAGGCGGTGGCGAGTCGCCGCTTTACTCCCGAAGAGTATTTGCAGGGCGAGCTGGCTGGACGCAAGCAGATGCCCCAGGGCAGCCCCATTCACATCGCCATTGAGGTGGTTGACCCAGGGGCCGAGGCGGTGAACTACGAGATGAAAATCGCCCCATAG
- the accC gene encoding acetyl-CoA carboxylase biotin carboxylase subunit: MFDKILIANRGEIALRILRACKEMGIATVAVHSLVDRNLKHVRLADESVCIGPNPSSQSYLNIPALISAMEITDAVAVHPGYGFLAENADFAEQVQKSGFTFIGPDPDVIRLMGDKVSAIAAMKKAGVPTVPGSDGPLPDNNERCLEIGEKVGYPVIIKAAAGGGGRGMRVVERAEDLINAISVTKSEAQAAFGDGTVYLEKFLQNPRHVEIQVMSDGQGNAIHLGDRDCSLQRRHQKVLEEAPAPGIPDEVRRQVHDSCVQACIDIGYRGAGTFEFLYEDERFYFIEMNTRIQVEHPVTEMVTGIDLIKEQIRVCAGEKLSFKQEDIVIRGHAFECRINAEDPQTFFPSPGKVNNFHMPGGLGVRVDSHLYSGYTVPPNYDSMIAKLITHAEDRETALARMRVALSELVVDGIKTNIPLQEELVRDEAFAKGGVNIHYLEKKLGL, from the coding sequence ATGTTCGACAAAATCCTGATCGCCAACCGCGGCGAAATCGCCCTGCGGATCTTGCGCGCCTGCAAAGAGATGGGTATCGCCACGGTTGCGGTGCACTCGTTAGTGGATCGCAACCTGAAGCATGTGCGCCTGGCCGATGAGTCTGTCTGTATTGGCCCCAACCCCTCTTCGCAGAGCTACTTGAATATTCCGGCCCTGATTTCCGCCATGGAAATCACCGACGCGGTGGCCGTACACCCCGGCTACGGTTTCCTCGCAGAAAACGCCGACTTCGCCGAACAGGTACAAAAAAGCGGCTTTACCTTTATCGGCCCGGACCCGGATGTAATCCGCCTGATGGGTGACAAGGTATCCGCCATCGCCGCAATGAAAAAGGCCGGAGTCCCCACAGTGCCGGGTTCCGATGGCCCCCTGCCCGATAACAACGAGCGCTGCCTAGAGATCGGTGAGAAAGTCGGCTACCCGGTGATTATCAAGGCCGCCGCCGGCGGTGGCGGCCGCGGTATGCGCGTGGTGGAGCGTGCCGAAGACCTGATCAACGCGATCTCCGTGACTAAATCCGAGGCCCAGGCCGCCTTCGGTGACGGCACCGTTTACCTGGAGAAGTTTCTACAGAACCCGCGACACGTAGAAATCCAGGTAATGTCCGATGGACAAGGGAATGCTATCCATCTTGGAGATCGCGACTGCTCCCTGCAGCGCCGTCACCAGAAGGTGCTTGAGGAAGCACCAGCCCCCGGCATCCCCGACGAGGTGCGCCGTCAAGTGCACGACTCCTGCGTACAGGCTTGTATTGATATCGGCTACCGCGGCGCCGGCACTTTTGAATTCCTCTATGAGGATGAGCGCTTCTACTTCATCGAGATGAACACACGTATCCAGGTGGAGCACCCGGTCACCGAAATGGTGACGGGCATAGATCTGATCAAGGAACAGATTCGCGTTTGTGCCGGCGAGAAGCTCTCCTTCAAGCAGGAAGACATCGTTATTCGCGGGCACGCCTTCGAGTGCCGTATCAACGCGGAAGATCCTCAGACTTTCTTCCCCAGCCCCGGCAAGGTTAACAATTTCCATATGCCCGGAGGCCTGGGTGTGCGCGTGGATTCGCACCTCTACTCCGGCTATACGGTTCCCCCCAACTACGACTCAATGATCGCCAAGCTGATCACCCACGCCGAGGACCGCGAGACCGCCCTGGCGCGTATGCGCGTAGCCCTGTCCGAGCTGGTTGTGGATGGTATCAAGACCAATATCCCCCTTCAGGAAGAGCTGGTCCGCGATGAAGCCTTTGCTAAAGGTGGGGTCAATATTCACTATTTGGAGAAGAAGCTGGGGCTCTAG